A genomic window from Betta splendens chromosome 17, fBetSpl5.4, whole genome shotgun sequence includes:
- the LOC114844186 gene encoding E3 ubiquitin/ISG15 ligase TRIM25-like produces MAQPGPHLDQEMFSCSICLDLLKEPVTIPCGHSYCMTCIKSHWDEEEGKKLLSCPQCRHSFTPRPALVKNTMLADLVEELKKTGLQAAAAAADLCPAGPEDVACDVCTGSKLKAAKSCSVCLVSFCHQHLQPHYELPAYIKHRLVEASTKLQENICSRHSEAMKMFCRTDRQCICYLCPVDEHRGHDAVSAAAERTERQRELEGSRQRLQQRLQDRHEEVELLQQEVEAIGRSADQTVENSQKLFTELIRLLEQKRCEVKQRIRSQQETEVGRVKELQEKLEQEIKGG; encoded by the coding sequence CCTCATCTGGACCAGGAAATGTTCTCCTGTTCCATCTGTTTGGATCTACTGAAGGAGCCAGTGACTATTCCCTGtggacacagttactgtatgacCTGCATTAAAAGCCActgggatgaagaggaggggaagaagCTGCTCAGCTGTCCTCAGTGCAGACACAGCTTCACTCCCAGACCTGCGCTGGTGAAAAACACCATGTTGGCTGATTtagtggaggagctgaagaagactggactccaagctgctgctgctgctgctgatctctgCCCTGCTGGACCTGAAGACGTGGCCTGTGACGTCTGCACTGGCTCCAAACTCAAAGCTGCCAAGTCCTGTTCAGTTTGTCTGGTCTCATTCTGCCACCAACATCTTCAGCCTCACTATGAATTACCTGCTTACATCAAACACAGGCTGGTGGAGGCGTCCAccaagctgcaggagaacatctGCTCCCGTCACAGCGAGGCCATGAAGATGTTCTGTCGGACCGATCGGCAGTGCATCTGTTACCTCTGCCCCGTGGACGAACACAGAGGCCACGACGCGGTGTCAGCggcagcagagaggactgagaggcagcgagagctGGAGGGGAGTCGGCAGAGGCTCCAGCAGAGGCTCCAGGACAGACacgaggaggtggagctgctccagcaggaggtggaggccatcGGCCGCTCTGCTGATCAGACGGTGGAGAACAGCCAGAAGCTCTTCACTGAGCTCATCCGTCTCCTGGAGCAGAAAAGGTGTGAGGTGAAGCAGCGGATCAGAtcccagcaggaaactgaagtGGGTCGAgtcaaagagctgcaggagaagctggagcaggagatcaaaggaggctga